The Lycium barbarum isolate Lr01 chromosome 11, ASM1917538v2, whole genome shotgun sequence genome contains the following window.
ccatttgacatcttcaaattaatgtctcccgtgccaacaacgtctagcggctctccatcggctaaataaactttgtcGAGATTctcagccacgtagtttgtcattatatcatgatgtggggtggtatgaaaggacgctcctgagtcaagcgcCCAAGAGTCTATCAGGCTGTCAACcaatagcaacaacgcatcgccaatgtcttccgtagcagcgttgattccaacccccttgttgtcctccttctttggcgccctacagttcttcttgaagtgacctggttttccacagttccaacactcaagtgttcgtcctggtctggattgacccctgccattccttgacttcgatctgcccctattttgGTTGTAGTTTCtatcataatttctgcttctgttttcaacattaaaagcagaacttgTCGATgtctctccagaatctgtcctgcgcacctcctcggcaaggatacgatcccttattatttgccgaaggtttctcatacatgtcagacaataccttcatcatatctgcggtggtcttctcctttgccacgttgtgagcaacgttctttgacagcgtcagccgaatgactcccagaacttgtctgtcgaggagatcccaatctgcttgcttcatctcctctggtttcggactcagaggttcatgaagctttctgccatataaataatcttcaatttgcattctccagaacgcaaaatctgtaccatcgaatttaccgatgtcgtgcgccgtaccatcttcgcctcccattgtttctaaatcacaacacaacctgttgctctgatacctgttgttaggatttgaatcccaaatccgacctttgtaagtaGGTTcgcaggaaagattggagggtcacagctggaccacttaaataccaacctccttagacagaacctacttacgccgtgatgtaagcgaaaaataaataaataacacacacagatttatagtggttcaccctcaatgtgagagctacgtccacgttgctgctgcagatcttattaaagaagaaatattataAGTGTTTACagcactcaacctcacaaccccaatcccaatttcactcaagaattttttactaaaaattctctcaaaagccttctcttacttaggcctttcactaagagtatttctcttagatttttctttctctttgggatgtgttgtcttcttcaatttttggttGTATTTCCAAATGAAGCTTAGAACTCTATTTATAACCTTCAAATAACGCATGAACAGTAACACACGTTTTTATACGCGTGAACAGTAAACCGCGTATTTATACGTGTGAACAGTACTCAACACAAACGGCTCCTAAAACCCAACATTTCTCGCTTGGCCATAACCTAAATATAGCAATAACAAGTAATGCATCAATCTTGTCCATTGTACATAAATATAAATAGGTTAcaaatcattttttattttagcCTTCTAGCTTACAAAATaaatactccttccgtttcaGTGACTCCCTTTTTTCTTCTGTTCGTTCCACAAACAAAAATTTAGAAACAATAAACTTTATACTATTTCTAATAAAAAGAATTATTGCATAAATACTATATTCTGTTCATTTAAATTTAgatgtcttactttccttttaatCTTTCTAAAAAAGATATCTCATTCTATATCTGGTAAGTAATTCTCAATAGTCAATTCATTCTATTACTCTACATGATTTGTTCATCATCACAAGATTCAAATGCATTTTAAATACTATTTTATTTAGATTATAATATTCAaaactctcttttattttttaaattttttttacctAGTCTGCTAGTCATACAAATGCTATGATATATTTAAGATTAATTAACAAATTGAAACCTACAATATTTAGACTCATACAAATACTATGATAAATTTAagattaatttctttttaattataAGTTTTGGTTAATTATATCCCGTAAATTAAAACCGAAGAATCGTTCTAGCAAACACATGGCGGACATTAATGATGAATAGAGAAGGGGTTGAGTTAGTTAATTGTTTTTGTACGCTTTTGGGAAAGAAAGTTAGTGCCTATTTTGTCGATTAGTAATTTAGGGTGATGTAATCAAAGTTTTGGAGGTCAAGTAAAGGTTAAAAATGCTTTCATAGCGCAGAGTTGGTTTCTCGTTTTATGCAAATCGCTTGGAATTGGTTTCAACAAATTGCCCATTAAATGGTGCCACCTGTTATAGCTTCATATGAGTCTCACGTGGGATCATCAAGGATTCGTGGTTAGCTGCCACATGTCGATGCTAAACAAGTGGTCTCATGCATGGCATTTGCAGTGCCTAATTATATTGGACTAACATGAACACATTTCAAGAATCCCTGCCAGCATGGCTTTTTTATTTCTGATTCGGTGTCTAATATTAGCATTAGTATGCTGATTAATTTAAATTTGTTTCGCGTAAGACTTATTTAAGAGAAGACATTTCTTAACTGTAATTTTTCAAACTCGGAACGTCTGATTAAGGATGGAAGGATTCTATCCATTTATCCAACTACAATCCTCATTGATTGCTAGCTCGTCTtctcttcaatttaattcattattttGCGATTCAAATATGAAATGCGTATTATCGTGAAGTATTTTTAAAAATCTGTACTTATCGTCTTATCGACTCATTTGTTCTACGTTCTGAATTCGACTTTAATGACAACATATGAGATTAAATTCATCATTTTCTACTGTGTGCGGCTCGAAGAGAATAGAAGATTAAAACGTAGAGAAATCATATACATGGTCTTGGAGCTTGTTGTATAAATTTTGAACTCGTTTCTGTGTTTGATCTTATTTGTTTGTATAGTCAAGAGTGGATGCATTAAGGCTTAAGCGTTACCATCTATTCTCTTCGTTGCGAAAAAAAAAGGTATTATatgtaaataaataaaataaccaCACAAAGAATATAataaacggaaaaggtccaaaaatacccctgaactattgaaaaaggctcataaatatccTCCtttcaccttttggtctaaaaatacccttaaggtttgtttttggctcaaatatacccctcaaactaacaaagttaaagttaactcttttaaaaagccaaatgacattttgtgattggacacatatattatttaatttaaaaattaaaaaatatgaacaaaactgattttttttttttgcattttgtgaattaatcaacgaaatatgtttttttttttgcatttcgtgaataaaaaacgaaataggaaattataatttttttttgcatttcgtgtattgaaaaatgaaataggataaaaaaattaattttgttcatataaaaacaaaattggaaaatatattttgtccaattttccaatttcgtttttatatgaacgaaaataattttttttatcctatttcgttttttaatacacgaaatgcaaaaaaaaattataatttcctatttcgtttttttattcacgaaatgcaaaaaaaaaaacatatttcgttgattaattcacgaaatgcaaaaaaaaaaaaaaaaaaacagtttcgttcatatttttaaattttttagtttttaatttttaagtttccacacaattttttttaaaaaaaatatgtaaattacggaattttattattggcaatttttaaaattttaaattactggaaatttattattggcaattttttttttaaatttggattttttttttaaattacggaattttattattgaccaattacaaattgccatttggctttttaaaagagttaattttaacttgttagtttgaggggtatatttgagccaaaaacaaaccttaagggtatttttagacctaaaaggtggatggaagggtatttttagaccaaaaggtggaaggagggtatttatgagtctttttcaatagttcaggggtatttttggaccttttccgtataATAAAATGATACCGTAGTCTATTGGTCTTAGGTGTCTATTGGACGAACTTGGACACATTTTGAGAATCCCTACTAGCACGACTTctcttcagtttaattcatttcCGATTCCAAATATGGAATGCTTACTATTAAAATATATACGTATCCATTCGTTTTATTAAAGTATATACTTATCCATTCGTTTATTCTAAATTCTGAATTTGTCGTTGATGACAACACATGAGATTAAATTCATCATTTTCTATTGTGTGCGCCCAATGGAAATTAGAAGACTCAGACATATACATATGGATTTTGTTTACTAGTATAAATTTTGAACTCGTCTCTACATTTGATGTTATTTGTTTGCATAATCAACGCACACCCCTTCATTGATATTTTTTGCGCGTGTTCTTATTAAAAGAAAATGATGCTACGCGACAAGAACGATACTCTGGTTCGAATCTCTTGGATGCgaaaaattatatttcaaaataattGAAGTAAATTTAGAACCTACTTTTGAAAAATCTCCTGCAAATATCTTGGTTATTAGAAGCACTAAAATTTGGACTCTTTTATTTCGATTTAATATTGAATGAAAAGTCAAAAACAGATTCTTTTTCAAATTGAGAAGATAGAAACCTTATTTTTTGTTTGCTGAGAAGATAGAAACATTATTTTTCGTTTGCTGAGAAGATAGCATTATGGAAATCTTATTTTGTCAACATAGAAACATTGGACCGTTCAAGAAATACGCAACTGGATTGGACCCGCTACTCTACGGATGAGCTCATAATTTGTCAACATTTGTCCCTTTTTAAGATAACTGCataataaatgattttttttttttttgataatttatGGACTTTTTGGATCATTGTTAAACAATTCTTTTTGATTAAACAAAATTTTTAATGAGAGAAGGTTAAACTACGGCCTAACATTTTGCAAGTTATTATAAGCGTTAAACAACAACTTAATATTGTATGTAAGGTTATAAAATATATGAGCAAATAATAGATTCGATCTAACATTTCTGGAAGgataatttcctaaaaattataTTTGCACAATTTTTAAGAATAGGATCAAAATCTAAATAGGGGCCTGGAAAAGGACATTTGAGTGAATCACCCCATATGAGCTTTTGTTGGAATAACAGAGTGACCCATGTGGTTGAAAAGGCCCAACGAAATTAATACTAttaagagcccatttggattggccTATAAGTTGCTAAAAACAgcttcagcttttttgagtgtttagctggccagcttataagtcattttgtgcttaaaataagcccaaaaaaataattgggcccgtttggcttagcttatctaaagcagcttataagctaacagcttataagtaaaaaaataaaaaaaaaaagttaggctaccccaacttatttttttggggaAAGGACACAAATGGCCGGTCGGCCTAAACTTATCCCCAATGACCTAACTTTGTACAAATCCAAATTATAGCCACCAAAATAATTCCAGCCGTTAGccactttcctttctttttctgccttctccatttttcttcttcatcttccccCTTCTTCTCCATCTTCTCCTCCTCTTTCCTCTTCCACCTTATTCTCCAATTTTATTTGATGCCTTGAGAGGACGCCTTTCAATTTTATTTGATACAAATTACTTTTACAATATTTGAGTAAAATATACGAACAAGTGCAAAAGATAAAAAAACCAACAGTTCATAAGGGAGCACGTACGAAAGGACACATATGATTGTCGTTTTTTGTGAGTTGCAGGTTACAAAAATGGCAGAGGATTCATATGAAGACGCCATTACAGGACTAAAACAGCTTTGATGTATAAAAactgtatcatatgtgtatataatatgtatccctgctgcatatgtatataaaatttatcatatgtatagaaactgtatcatatgAGTATATAAGATGTATCcttgttgtatatgtatataaaatgtatcatatgtatataaactatatcattcttgtatagaaagtgtatatataattccaacatgtgtatataaactatatcagtcttatatagaaagtgtatcatatgtataaaaatgtattatagaaaccgtatcattttGGTTaaaatatgtatcactattgtatatgttaaaaataaatatcatatcattattgtataatatgtgtataataaatgtataattaacgtataatttatgtataataaatgtaggattaattccagcatatgtctataaactgtataattcttgtatataaagtgtatatataattccaacatatgtatatatgctgtagcagccctttagtggTGACCTttcaaaaagtcttttttttaagCGCTTGAGCTGTTGGGCCGGccagccttggcattattttgggccgaccggtcattttttggcattaatttgggccgaccggacacctagtgggattaagcccaaacagtggttaaatgtgggattagtttggctgcgtggacacacagtgtccttttccctattctttttttggcttataagctattttcaacttataagctgcttttttaagcccatccaaacaggctctaagcaAGTACTATCAAGTCTTTGATGTTTTTTCCTTTCCATTTTTTGGTAAGGAttatccttcaaaggcactgatctttaatttttgccccgcaaattgctagtctttaattttttttccttcgcctaatatcatgaggtttggGATTCAAACCCGACTCagtcaaaacaaaacaaaaaaatcgcaaggcagagtttcgtagaaaaattaggcctattcgggcaaaagttaggtcttaagatagagttttgcaaaattccaactaagtaaaaaaaaatatttgccttaatgcaaacctctaccttaaggcagagttttaccTTATGCCTGAaatcaaaactctgccttaagtagagtttgcagtcaaactctgcctgatcagggAGTGTTTGCAATCAAAATCAAGTAGAATTTGCCTTAAGGTAAAGTTTGAAACTCTGTCTGAAGATAGAGTTTTgtaggcaaaactctgccttgcgaatccaaactctaccttgcgaactttttttttaaattttgactgagcgggggttcgaatccgGAACTAAGAGTTTTTTagcgaagaacaaaaattaaagaccaccaatttgaggggcaaaaattaaagaccacccccgaataagggtaATCGTGCAAATTGTCCGTTGCTTTTTGAGCAGCATTTTAATAAATAGTCCTTTTTTTTGGGCAATTTATGGACTTTTTAAACTATAGTTTAAAGAtcacttttgagaaaaatgaaaaaaaaaaagaaaaagggcagcccggtgcattaagctcccgctatgcgcggggtccggacCACAAGAGAAAAATGAAAATCTTATAAAAATATATCAGATCACAGTGTAAAACTTTATAACTTATTGCCAACGTTAGATGACAGTCTACTTGTTTGTATGTTTGGTTGAACAATATATGAGCAAACATTGTTACTAGAAAGGCTAATTTTTCAAGGCTTATATTTGCACTACTTTAAAAAATAGGGACAATTTAAATCAATCAAGGGAGATTTGCCTAAATCAGCCCTATCATCAGTGATGAACTTGTGCTCTCAAGTCAATTGACAAACCAAGTTCAATGATGAATTAGCTCAGCTAGGAAGTTGGGGGAGGAACTCTTCAGCATCTATATTTCTAAGTACTTATTTGAATCATTAATAATTTTAGGTAACAGAAACAGTTTAGAAAAAACACTCGCAGACTCTGCTTAGAGGAGATGTAACATATTTGTCTGAGAAAATGAATATACAGTACTTAACAATGAATACATTTTACACTGATTTCCTATACAGGGGAAATGTTTGGAGGACAGTGGAAATATGTTCAACTTAACAAAGCGCTATTCAGCAGGAAAAcattatcatttcaaaaaaatTTGTACAGCCCAGTTTTACTTGCAAAAGGACTCCCTTTCACTGAAACTTTACAACTATACAGGAAATATCATCCTTGCTTTTCCTTGAAATCGCCACTTCTGACAAATGTTTAGCTGCTGCTTTCGCATCTTTCATGTTCTTAATACAGTCCACTGCCTCTTGGTTCGACATTACCTACAAATAGGTGAAGCAAATGTCAAAAACTGACTAACAGGAGCGAACAGAACATCCTCCTCAAGATATCTTATTTGTCTGGTTAAAAAATTTAACACTGACAGGAAAACCTTGAGGGGTCGTATGGGTGCTGGTTAAGAATGGAGTTATTCATGTATTGAAATCAGCATAACTAATACCATATTTGGTAGCTTTTGAGTTGCTTTGTATAAAGTACGGCACACCAAGTACGGCGTTTGGTTATTAATTCACAATCCCACATAACTAATTCATGTATAAGTTACGAgcgaatctatgtattatttatgCAGtgtagaagatggaataactaaacCCTTGCATTACTAATaactgcataactctaaccagcaaccaaacagCCCCTGAACGTATACCAGCAGGCAAAAGTTTAGAGCATCTGATGCAAATAAAGCCAGTAATATCTTTAAGCGCATCTGAATAAAGGCGCCTATCAGTGGAAGTATCCTAAGTGGTGGAACTAAAAGAGAAGCATACACACGACGTTAGCTCTAATTTCAGGGGAAAACTCACCTTCCACAGACCATCGCTTGCCAAAATGATGAGATCTACATCGTTATCTATCAACTCAATTGCCACATCTGGATCTGAACTAAGATGTCTCTTCAAACTCTTGTCTCCAAATGCCCTAGCAACAGCAAGCTGTCCATCAACACGAGGTACATCACCTACAAAATTCCAAAATATCAGCTTGTGTAAAGCAACACACTGGCTGACTCACTAGCATAAGGTTAGACAATAAATTACATCAATTGCATATTAATCATTAACACATAAGCTACCTGGAATGTTTGAAACAAAACCGCCTTTGCTTTCAATTATCTCCCTTTCCCTGTTTGGCTCATGATCAATTGATAGCTGCTTGGCAACACCTTTCTTGGATATGACTGCTCGAGAATCTCCCACATTTGCAACTATAAGCGTTTGACCATTAATCAGCATTGCAGTAACTGCAGTTGAACCTCCTTTTCCCAATTCGAATGCTTTTTCCAGAATATCTTTGTCTGTTGTATTATAAGCTCTACGAGTTGCACTCACAGTATCAGTCCAAACGTCATGCTGCGTACAGAGAAAAGGATTGAATAAGAAAAATGGGAGGCGCAGGAGAGAAAATAAGAGCAGAGTCACTCCAATTCAAATTCTTCTTGTAAATAATGCATTACCTCTTTCAAAATATTGTTAAACAAGTGTGTCTGCAAGTAGTTAGCCACATCATGGCCCATATGTCCATCGTAGATTGCAAATAGGCCCAATTCGTTGTTATTGACTTGCTTAAACTCACAAACTAAACAATCTTCCATCGCATGATTAGACTTTCCCTTCACCAGGTGGGACCCGTGAGTGGTCCGCTTTGATGCTCCACCCTTGCCTCTTGTATCTGGTGAGTCTGGCATGGACGAAATAAAACATGCCTTTTCCTGAGCAAGATATGTAACAAATGCATTAGCTTGAGAACAATGACTCCTTGACCATTAGACCAATTAACTATCTCCATGAAAGGTCTGAAAGTTTGTAGAGTTAATAGGAAGAAAAGCAAATGGCGAAGGCCAAACAACCAAAACGAAGTCATTTAAGTAATTGTGGAAAGTAGTACCTCGTCAACAGATACAGATAGCATAAACTAGAAATCAGTGTTTAAGAAAATTTTGGAGAATTCTGGTGTAAGTGAGCTACTTAAATCACAAAGAAATACCACACTTCTCTCTAGCTTACTTCACTGTCTCTTTTTAAATGAATTCTAAGAAAAATTGCAATAACTAATCATGCAGAAACCTAGAGAAGTGCAAAAGCAATGTGGAAATTTGTTAGTAAGAGCTTGCAGTGGTCCTACAAACAGAAATGTCCTAAGATATTGACTCGATAGCTAGCCATTAAGACAGTTGACAGATACATTTAAGAATAGATATTCAAATTAGTGAAAAATTCCAGTGACAACCAAAACTTTGACTGAAATCACGTTTCCAGTTATAGGCAGCGGTATGGCAATATCATCTTCTCTAAGGCATATGAATTGATTATTCAGTTGTTATCCATCTCATTATACTCATCAAAGAAAATCACGACCGGAAATTCCAAAATAGTAACAAAAATAAACATAGAAAACAGCAAGCATTAATGATTGTTCTGTAATGCACAATTAAAAGATGATTCTGTATAAGATAAAGTACAATGAAGATGATTTGTCTCCTAAATTCTCGTGGCCAGGATAAAAATTTAATTCCTAGCTGCATAATGACAGATACAGGATCCCACACATTTCAACATAAGGATTTGTCGAATTGGAAGAAAATCGAGATAGTAGGTCAGCAACTAATAAGCAGCTAGCAGAAAATGATTCTAATGTACACAACAAACGCCATCATGATAAATCTATAATTTGGGAATAGCATTAGAATCTCTTTTTGTCATAGATGCACCTTATCTGCAAATATCTTCATACTGAAAAAAACAAACTTTGCTTTTCTATTGACAGCATACAAGTTCAATATCTGCTTCATCATACTCTATTTGCTTATTAGGAAGAATGTATAACAGTGTTGTCAAAGATGCCCTTAAAGCACGCTTAAGCCCTGAAACGAGGCTCAAAAtgtgttgagcgcttcgccttgCTTAATGTGCGCTTTGGTGTCGTCACCAAGGCTCTAATAATTTTTTTCAATTTCTTTGTccttatatttgttattcatggtTAAAATTATTAGTGTTggactacacatatatatatttttcttttttctccatttgcgccttttttcattaacGCCCATGCTTTATTTTCGCTTTGGGCTTAAAGCCCCGAGGGATCTTAGAGCTTGTTTTGCGCTTTTGGCTTTTGATAACACTATATAACACAATCTGCAAATAGCAGCTGAACTCACACAATGAACAGAGAAAGACAAAATTAAGGCAGTTTTACTTTGTTCGTTCGTCCTTCATCCCCAAGCAGCAAAGCAAAGGAACGAAAACTCATGAAACCAAAATAGGAGAAAAATGCTCTCAAAATCTCTAAATTTGACCTGGAACTAGCTTGGCCCATTAGCACTAAGCTCAGATGAATGTAAACTTAGAATACCTGCTAACACATAAACAAACAACATAGACGAAAAAGCTTTATATCCATTCTGTCGAAAAATGGAAGTCCCTTTTCTTTCCAATTCTACGCGACTCTTTCAATCAGATATTAATCATGCCTCCCTCACTTTCACCCCCTTGCTCTCTGCTcatattaatttaaaaaattacaATGACAAAGGG
Protein-coding sequences here:
- the LOC132617434 gene encoding probable protein phosphatase 2C 58 is translated as MTGGREILHKMKEKACFISSMPDSPDTRGKGGASKRTTHGSHLVKGKSNHAMEDCLVCEFKQVNNNELGLFAIYDGHMGHDVANYLQTHLFNNILKEHDVWTDTVSATRRAYNTTDKDILEKAFELGKGGSTAVTAMLINGQTLIVANVGDSRAVISKKGVAKQLSIDHEPNREREIIESKGGFVSNIPGDVPRVDGQLAVARAFGDKSLKRHLSSDPDVAIELIDNDVDLIILASDGLWKVMSNQEAVDCIKNMKDAKAAAKHLSEVAISRKSKDDISCIVVKFQ